A single Primulina huaijiensis isolate GDHJ02 unplaced genomic scaffold, ASM1229523v2 scaffold5913, whole genome shotgun sequence DNA region contains:
- the LOC140970401 gene encoding uncharacterized protein translates to MQKLLSRTPCAPGPPILSVNTLPFHASCLFSSGFFSGASNLVPKMSSSASVLRHPHQHIHFQRSPFSTSTAQSLRVMRISAYGLWADNCRSFRYGCNLVPSRAWVVLEKNAYGCTVGCRLRAWFTTLAENSGNGGELSPDGGNDVENVKVAAEERRVLRRRGGISGGDGVVVLSSPDLLKIPGVGPRNLRKLVDKGFEGVAELKQLYKEKFFGKSSQKMVEFLQSSVGIIHKHHAESITTFIKESVDEELKENDLKLVQKKRITFCVEGNISVGKTTFLQRIANETLELRDLVEIVPEPIDKWQNVGPDHFNILDAFYAEPERYAYTFQNYVFVTRVMQERESSGGIKPLRLMERSVFSDRMVFVRAVHEAKWMNEMEISIYDSWFDPVVSSLPGLIPDGFIYLRASPDTCHKRMMLRKREEEGGVSLKYLQDLHEKHESWLFPFQSGNHGVLSVSKVTNCIDWSLHPKIRDRVFYLDGDHLHSSIQKVPALVLDCEPDIDFSRDTEAKEEYARQVAEFFEFVKVNKEISASNTGEDATKSNHPQVLLPHNGNLWMPGTQPFPSSALKSLDFRRSATTPFSPQ, encoded by the exons ATGCAGAAGTTGCTGAGCAGAACTCCCTGTGCCCCTGGCCCCCCTATTTTATCCGTTAACACTCTGCCCTTTCATGCTTCTTGCCTTTTCTCTTCTGGGTTTTTCAGCGGTGCCTCCAATTTGGTCCCAAAAATGTCGTCATCCGCTTCCGTTCTCCGTCACCCTCACCAACACATCCATTTTCAGAGAAGCCCCTTTTCCACCTCGACAGCTCAGAGCCTCAGGGTTATGAGAATTTCCGCCTACGGTTTATGGGCTGACAACTGCCGGAGCTTTCGTTATGGTTGCAATTTGGTGCCTTCGAGGGCTTGGGTTGTTTTGGAGAAGAACGCTTATGGTTGTACTGTTGGATGCAGACTGAGGGCGTGGTTTACTACGCTTGCCGAAAATTCGGGTAATGGAGGTGAGTTATCCCCGGATGGCGGCAATGATGTAGAGAATGTGAAAGTGGCGGCTGAGGAGAGACGGGTGCTGCGTAGGCGAGGCGGGATTAGTGGTGGTGATGGAGTGGTGGTGTTGTCGAGCCCTGATTTGTTGAAGATTCCAGGAGTAGGACCAAGAAATTTGAGGAAGCTGGTCGATAAAGGTTTTGAAGGTGTTGCTGAGCTCAAACAGCTTTACAAAGAGAAG TTCTTTGGAAAATCCAGTCAGAAAATGGTGGAGTTCTTACAGAGTTCTGTTGGAATCATACACAAACACCATGCTGAGAGTATAACTACATTTATCAAGGAGAGTGTGGACGAAGAGCTGAAGGAGAATGATTTGAAGCTGGTCCAAAAGAAGCGTATCACTTTTTGCGTGGAAGGAAATATCAGTGTTGGAAAGACCACGTTTTTGCAAAGAATAGCCAATGAAACACTAGAGCTAAGAGATCTTGTGGAGATTGTTCCTGAACCCATTGACAAGTGGCAAAATGTTGGTCCGGACCACTTCAATATTTTAGATGCATTTTATGCTGAGCCAGAGAGATATGCGTATACCTTCCAAAACTATGTGTTTGTGACAAGAGTTATGCAGGAAAGAGAGTCATCTGGTGGTATCAAACCACTCAGACTGATGGAGAGAAGTGTCTTCAGTGATAGAATG GTCTTTGTGAGAGCCGTGCACGAGGCGAAGTGGATGAATGAGATGGAGATCAGCATTTACGACTCGTGGTTTGATCCCGTTGTTTCAAGTTTGCCTGGTCTTATCCCTGATGGTTTTATTTATCTGCGTGCAAGCCCTGATACTTGCCACAAGCGTATGATGCTGCGAAAGAGAGAAGAGGAAGGTGGAGTGTCTCTAAAATATTTACAAGACTTGCATGAAAAGCATGAAAGTTGGCTTTTCCCCTTCCAAAGTGGAAATCATGGAGTGCTGTCTGTGAGTAAGGTAACCAACTGCATAGACTGGAGCTTACACCCCAAGATAAGGGATCGTGTGTTTTATTTGGATGGCGATCATTTGCACTCAAGCATCCAAAAG GTTCCTGCCTTGGTTCTTGACTGCGAGCCAGACATTGATTTCAGCAGAGACACAGAAGCAAAGGAGGA GTATGCCCGCCAAGTCGCAGAATTTTTCGAATTTGTGAAGGTAAACAAAGAAATTTCTGCTTCAAATACTGGAGAAGATGCCACAAAGAGCAATCATCCTCAAGTGTTGCTGCCACACAATGGAAATTTGTGGATGCCTGGCACACAGCCTTTCCCAAGTTCAGCCCTCAAGTCTTTGGATTTTAGACGATCCGCCACCACCCCGTTTTCTCCTCAGTGA
- the LOC140970357 gene encoding uncharacterized protein, with amino-acid sequence MAMKNGLKSCASKLLCSSTQPFLAKSVNRGIHSTGVKKMGGGHGHDEPFYLHAKHMYNLDRMRNQKLTMTLGVLTAFSIGVGVPIYAVMFQQRKTASA; translated from the exons ATGGCAATGAAAAACGGATTGAAATCGTGTGCATCCAAGCTGTTATGTTCTTCCACACAACCATTTCTCGCTAAATCAG TTAACAGGGGCATTCACTCAACTGGGGTAAAGAAAATGGGAGGAGGACATGGTCATGACGAGCCATTCTACCTTCACGCAAAGCATATGTACAACTTGGACAGGATGAGAAATCAGAAACTGACAATGACTCTTGGGGTACTTACAGCATTTAGTATTGGCGTCGGTGTCCCAATTTATGCTGTCATGTTTCAGCAGAGGAAGACTGCATCagcttaa